One segment of Panicum virgatum strain AP13 chromosome 3K, P.virgatum_v5, whole genome shotgun sequence DNA contains the following:
- the LOC120699301 gene encoding 40S ribosomal protein S11-like, producing MLSILCELHTFLNRNFLLKCSTKKSAKGKKPGKGGSHFWKSIGLGFKTPREAIEGTYIDKKCSFTGTVSIRGRIIARTCHSAKMNITIIVRRNYLHFVKKYQRYEKRHSNIPALITPCFRVKEGDHVIIG from the exons ATGCTTTCTATTCTTTGTGAGCTACATACATTTCTTAACCGAAATTTTTTGCTTAAATGTAGCACAAAGAAATCTGCCAAGGGTAAGAAGCCAGGCAAGGGAGGCAGCCACTTCTGGAAGAGCATTGGCCTGGGCTTCAAGACCCCCAGGGAAGCAATTGAAG GGACCTACATTGACAAGAAGTGCTCATTCACTGGAACTGTTTCCATCAGAGGCAGGATTATTGCTAGAACATGCCATAGTGCCAAGATGAACATAACCATCATTGTTCGCAGGAACTACCTCCACTTCGTTAAGAAATATCAGAG GTACGAGAAGAGGCACTCCAACATTCCCGCTCTCATCACCCCATGCTtccgtgtcaaggaaggtgaccATGTCATCATTGGCTAG
- the LOC120701491 gene encoding uncharacterized protein LOC120701491 isoform X3, whose protein sequence is MERAESCSSTTNPATQVGKGCIDTNVLAETTTAEALPGTSNVKEDQGSQHPDTMEIEKGLAYCSEGVTTIQNWCENISERIQELRAMLASSKKRKERSSSQTLRTPPFALDLSGTSPEEDIMKGKTTHASAGGGSSSGREATSQRLYPNLKSYIVWVDVKGRLPVRLTGNQIKMGILKPVELDSNIIAATVRLLSEFERNMILHRSNGASRHYIPPEWTSYVTAGNFEAHISEQYFKNSPTGYDLTTCNMLLAPVRFGQGWSCYAINVPESTLTVMDPFLKADAGNIRIQWHQITARKVLEEAIRCFDIVRSVDTAETTKWKVNIQLLTEVKCCTWDTGIYTMTCMRWYEPEVDVSIIRLDERTAYEARKQLAHDLINMECNHAQLPHRLPTST, encoded by the exons ATGGAACGAGCAGAGTCTTGTTCTTCCACGACGAATCCAGCAACCCAG GTTGGAAAAGGCTGCATCGACACCAACGTTCTCGCAGAAACAACTACGGCCGAAGCCTTACCCGGCACCTCCAACGTTAAG GAGGACCAAGGTAGCCAGCACCCTGATACAATGGAAATTGAAAAGGGGCTTGCATATTGCTCGGAAGGAGTCACCACCATACAGAACTGGTGCGAAAACATCTCCGAGCGGATCCAGGAGCTCCGGGCCATGTTAGCATCAAGCAAGAAGAGAAAGGAAAGGAGCTCATCACAAACACTGCGCACGCCCCCATTTGCCCTGGACCTCAGTGGAACAAGCCCTGAAGAAGATATCATGAAGGGGAAAACAACCCATGCATCTGCCGGAGGGGGATCTTCCTCCGGAAGAGAAGCTACGAGCCAGAGGTTATACCCAAATTTGAAGTCGTACAT TGTCTGGGTTGACGTCAAGGGAAGGCTACCAGTTCGCTTGACTGGAAATCAGATAAAGATGGGGATCCTTAAACCAGTTGAGTTGGATAGCAACATTATTGCTGCGACCGTGCGCTTGCTAAGCGAGTTCGAGAGGAACATGATTCTCCACAGAAGCAACGGTGCATCAAGGCACTACATCCCGCCAGAATGGACA TCCTACGTCACAGCAGGGAACTTCGAAGCCCACATCTCCGAGCAGTACTTCAAGAACAGCCCCACAGGATATGATTTAACCACCTGCAACATG CTGCTTGCACCAGTTCGATTTGGCCAAGGTTGGTCATGCTACGCTATTAACGTCCCGGAAAGCACACTCACAGTGATGGACCCTTTTCTCAAGGCAGATGCTGGAAACATCCGCATCCAATGGCATCAGATCACAGCTCGGAAAGTGCTTGAAGAGGCGATTAGGTGCTTCGACATTGTCAGAAGCGTCGACACTGCAGAAACCACAAAGTGGAAAGTGAACATACAGCTCCTGACAGAAGTGAAATGCTGCAC CTGGGACACCGGTATCTACACGATGACTTGCATGCGTTGGTACGAACCAGAAGTTGATGTTAGCATCATCAGGCTGGACGAG CGGACGGCATAcgaagcaaggaagcagcttGCGCATGACCTCATCAACATGGAGTGCAACCATGCCCAGCTACCACACAGGCTTCCAACCTCAACCTAA
- the LOC120701491 gene encoding uncharacterized protein LOC120701491 isoform X1, producing MERAESCSSTTNPATQVGKGCIDTNVLAETTTAEALPGTSNVKEDQGSQHPDTMEIEKGLAYCSEGVTTIQNWCENISERIQELRAMLASSKKRKERSSSQTLRTPPFALDLSGTSPEEDIMKGKTTHASAGGGSSSGREATSQRLYPNLKSYIVWVDVKGRLPVRLTGNQIKMGILKPVELDSNIIAATVRLLSEFERNMILHRSNGASRHYIPPEWTSYVTAGNFEAHISEQYFKNSPTGYDLTTCNMVNPLSYFTSTAFPDSIDSLRPPFLQRSKQLLAPVRFGQGWSCYAINVPESTLTVMDPFLKADAGNIRIQWHQITARKVLEEAIRCFDIVRSVDTAETTKWKVNIQLLTEVKCCTWDTGIYTMTCMRWYEPEVDVSIIRLDERTAYEARKQLAHDLINMECNHAQLPHRLPTST from the exons ATGGAACGAGCAGAGTCTTGTTCTTCCACGACGAATCCAGCAACCCAG GTTGGAAAAGGCTGCATCGACACCAACGTTCTCGCAGAAACAACTACGGCCGAAGCCTTACCCGGCACCTCCAACGTTAAG GAGGACCAAGGTAGCCAGCACCCTGATACAATGGAAATTGAAAAGGGGCTTGCATATTGCTCGGAAGGAGTCACCACCATACAGAACTGGTGCGAAAACATCTCCGAGCGGATCCAGGAGCTCCGGGCCATGTTAGCATCAAGCAAGAAGAGAAAGGAAAGGAGCTCATCACAAACACTGCGCACGCCCCCATTTGCCCTGGACCTCAGTGGAACAAGCCCTGAAGAAGATATCATGAAGGGGAAAACAACCCATGCATCTGCCGGAGGGGGATCTTCCTCCGGAAGAGAAGCTACGAGCCAGAGGTTATACCCAAATTTGAAGTCGTACAT TGTCTGGGTTGACGTCAAGGGAAGGCTACCAGTTCGCTTGACTGGAAATCAGATAAAGATGGGGATCCTTAAACCAGTTGAGTTGGATAGCAACATTATTGCTGCGACCGTGCGCTTGCTAAGCGAGTTCGAGAGGAACATGATTCTCCACAGAAGCAACGGTGCATCAAGGCACTACATCCCGCCAGAATGGACA TCCTACGTCACAGCAGGGAACTTCGAAGCCCACATCTCCGAGCAGTACTTCAAGAACAGCCCCACAGGATATGATTTAACCACCTGCAACATGGTAAACCCACTGTCATATTTCACAAGCACTGCTTTTCCTGATTCAATTGACTCTTTGCGTCCTCCTTTTCTACAACGTTCCAAACAGCTGCTTGCACCAGTTCGATTTGGCCAAGGTTGGTCATGCTACGCTATTAACGTCCCGGAAAGCACACTCACAGTGATGGACCCTTTTCTCAAGGCAGATGCTGGAAACATCCGCATCCAATGGCATCAGATCACAGCTCGGAAAGTGCTTGAAGAGGCGATTAGGTGCTTCGACATTGTCAGAAGCGTCGACACTGCAGAAACCACAAAGTGGAAAGTGAACATACAGCTCCTGACAGAAGTGAAATGCTGCAC CTGGGACACCGGTATCTACACGATGACTTGCATGCGTTGGTACGAACCAGAAGTTGATGTTAGCATCATCAGGCTGGACGAG CGGACGGCATAcgaagcaaggaagcagcttGCGCATGACCTCATCAACATGGAGTGCAACCATGCCCAGCTACCACACAGGCTTCCAACCTCAACCTAA
- the LOC120701491 gene encoding uncharacterized protein LOC120701491 isoform X2, protein MERAESCSSTTNPATQVGKGCIDTNVLAETTTAEALPGTSNVKEDQGSQHPDTMEIEKGLAYCSEGVTTIQNWCENISERIQELRAMLASSKKRKERSSSQTLRTPPFALDLSGTSPEEDIMKGKTTHASAGGGSSSGREATSQSVWVDVKGRLPVRLTGNQIKMGILKPVELDSNIIAATVRLLSEFERNMILHRSNGASRHYIPPEWTSYVTAGNFEAHISEQYFKNSPTGYDLTTCNMVNPLSYFTSTAFPDSIDSLRPPFLQRSKQLLAPVRFGQGWSCYAINVPESTLTVMDPFLKADAGNIRIQWHQITARKVLEEAIRCFDIVRSVDTAETTKWKVNIQLLTEVKCCTWDTGIYTMTCMRWYEPEVDVSIIRLDERTAYEARKQLAHDLINMECNHAQLPHRLPTST, encoded by the exons ATGGAACGAGCAGAGTCTTGTTCTTCCACGACGAATCCAGCAACCCAG GTTGGAAAAGGCTGCATCGACACCAACGTTCTCGCAGAAACAACTACGGCCGAAGCCTTACCCGGCACCTCCAACGTTAAG GAGGACCAAGGTAGCCAGCACCCTGATACAATGGAAATTGAAAAGGGGCTTGCATATTGCTCGGAAGGAGTCACCACCATACAGAACTGGTGCGAAAACATCTCCGAGCGGATCCAGGAGCTCCGGGCCATGTTAGCATCAAGCAAGAAGAGAAAGGAAAGGAGCTCATCACAAACACTGCGCACGCCCCCATTTGCCCTGGACCTCAGTGGAACAAGCCCTGAAGAAGATATCATGAAGGGGAAAACAACCCATGCATCTGCCGGAGGGGGATCTTCCTCCGGAAGAGAAGCTACGAGCCAGAG TGTCTGGGTTGACGTCAAGGGAAGGCTACCAGTTCGCTTGACTGGAAATCAGATAAAGATGGGGATCCTTAAACCAGTTGAGTTGGATAGCAACATTATTGCTGCGACCGTGCGCTTGCTAAGCGAGTTCGAGAGGAACATGATTCTCCACAGAAGCAACGGTGCATCAAGGCACTACATCCCGCCAGAATGGACA TCCTACGTCACAGCAGGGAACTTCGAAGCCCACATCTCCGAGCAGTACTTCAAGAACAGCCCCACAGGATATGATTTAACCACCTGCAACATGGTAAACCCACTGTCATATTTCACAAGCACTGCTTTTCCTGATTCAATTGACTCTTTGCGTCCTCCTTTTCTACAACGTTCCAAACAGCTGCTTGCACCAGTTCGATTTGGCCAAGGTTGGTCATGCTACGCTATTAACGTCCCGGAAAGCACACTCACAGTGATGGACCCTTTTCTCAAGGCAGATGCTGGAAACATCCGCATCCAATGGCATCAGATCACAGCTCGGAAAGTGCTTGAAGAGGCGATTAGGTGCTTCGACATTGTCAGAAGCGTCGACACTGCAGAAACCACAAAGTGGAAAGTGAACATACAGCTCCTGACAGAAGTGAAATGCTGCAC CTGGGACACCGGTATCTACACGATGACTTGCATGCGTTGGTACGAACCAGAAGTTGATGTTAGCATCATCAGGCTGGACGAG CGGACGGCATAcgaagcaaggaagcagcttGCGCATGACCTCATCAACATGGAGTGCAACCATGCCCAGCTACCACACAGGCTTCCAACCTCAACCTAA